The following are from one region of the Vitis riparia cultivar Riparia Gloire de Montpellier isolate 1030 chromosome 9, EGFV_Vit.rip_1.0, whole genome shotgun sequence genome:
- the LOC117922089 gene encoding zinc finger CCCH domain-containing protein 16 isoform X1 translates to MNRKKEPCRNFQRGSCQYGERCKFLHVTQQQPKPNVSGFGAQTSSNFQHTNVQQQKSNPFGFGVQSNSLPTGATDFGSKQNHFKPFENKWTRFSPLTTGTSSSSRQSDNQAQPANHKCTDPESCKRQIVEDFEHERPIWKLTCYGHCKSAPCDIVGDISYEELRLAAYDDAGRGLNLQSIVERERSLLNSKLIEFDSLLRKPYAAPPNSTLAIQSPAPNPDASSLTAQNNTPPSASSFSQLSTSPNMGFGTRPSTPSNNAFGQSNSFQFSSQTSGAFGTNNLAFGNAGSFGSQLPVQMHGSPLPSNTAGFSHNNMSAGSKAFSPAAAPPQIISLANNQSPILSNGTNSMFGAESTMHAQLEKMQRDNFSGDTSIWLKEEWNPGEIPEEEPPAAFV, encoded by the exons ATGAATCGCAAGAAAGAACCCTGCAGAAACTTCCAACGTGGCAG CTGTCAGTATGGCGAACGGTGTAAGTTTCTTCACGTGACTCAGCAGCAGCCAAAACCTAATGTCTCTGGATTTGGTGCACAAACTAGCTCAAATTTTCAGCACACAAATGTACAACAGCAAAAGTCTAATCCTTTTGGATTTGGTGTCCAGAGCAACTCTTTGCCAACAGGGGCCACTGATTTTGGATCCAAGCAGAACCATTTCAAG CCTTTTGAAAACAAGTGGACCCGCTTCTCCCCTCTGACTACTGGTACCTCCTCCTCCTCCCGACAATCTGATAATCAAGCACAACCTGCTAATCATAA GTGCACAGATCCTGAGTCATGCAAACGTCAAATTGTTGAAGATTTTGAGCATGAAAGACCAATTTGGAAGCTCACATGTTATGGTCACTGTAAAAg tGCTCCTTGTGACATTGTTGGCGACATTAGCTATGAAGAATTGAGGTTGGCTGCATATGATGATGCTGGGCGTGGGTTGAACTTGCAGTCCATT GTTGAGAGGGAGAGGAGTTTGCTCAATTCCAAGTTAATTGAATTTGATAGCCTCCTCCGTAAACCCTATGCAGCTCCACCAAATTCTACTCTTGCCATCCAAAGTCCTGCTCCCAATCCAGATGCATCCTCACTAACTGCTCAAAATAATACTCCTCCTTCAGCCTCAAGTTTTAGTCAACTGAGCACATCACCTAATATGGGATTTGGAACGAG GCCCTCTACACCATCAAATAATGCTTTTGGGCAATCAAATTCCTTTCAATTCTCCAGCCAGACTTCAGGTGCATTTGGGACAAACAACTTGGCATTTGGAAATGCAG GTTCATTTGGCAGCCAACTTCCTGTGCAGATGCATGGAAGTCCCCTTCCCTCCAATACAGCAGGCTTCAGCCATAATAACATGAGTGCTGGAAGTAAAGCATTTTCTCCTGCAGCAGCGCCTCCACAGATCATCAGTTTAGCAAATAACCAGTCACCTATCCTTTCCAATGGGACTAACTCTATGTTTGGTGCAGAGTCAACCATGCATGCTCAGCT AGAGAAAATGCAGAGAGATAACTTTTCTGGGGATACGAGTATTTGGTTGAAAGAGGAATGGAATCCTGGAGAG ATTCCAGAAGAAGAGCCTCCGGCTGCTTTTGTTTAA
- the LOC117922089 gene encoding zinc finger CCCH domain-containing protein 16 isoform X3, giving the protein MNRKKEPCRNFQRGSCQYGERCKFLHVTQQQPKPNVSGFGAQTSSNFQHTNVQQQKSNPFGFGVQSNSLPTGATDFGSKQNHFKPFENKWTRFSPLTTGTSSSSRQSDNQAQPANHKCTDPESCKRQIVEDFEHERPIWKLTCYGHCKSAPCDIVGDISYEELRLAAYDDAGRGLNLQSIVERERSLLNSKLIEFDSLLRKPYAAPPNSTLAIQSPAPNPDASSLTAQNNTPPSASSFSQLSTSPNMGFGTRPSTPSNNAFGQSNSFQFSSQTSGSFGSQLPVQMHGSPLPSNTAGFSHNNMSAGSKAFSPAAAPPQIISLANNQSPILSNGTNSMFGAESTMHAQLEKMQRDNFSGDTSIWLKEEWNPGEIPEEEPPAAFV; this is encoded by the exons ATGAATCGCAAGAAAGAACCCTGCAGAAACTTCCAACGTGGCAG CTGTCAGTATGGCGAACGGTGTAAGTTTCTTCACGTGACTCAGCAGCAGCCAAAACCTAATGTCTCTGGATTTGGTGCACAAACTAGCTCAAATTTTCAGCACACAAATGTACAACAGCAAAAGTCTAATCCTTTTGGATTTGGTGTCCAGAGCAACTCTTTGCCAACAGGGGCCACTGATTTTGGATCCAAGCAGAACCATTTCAAG CCTTTTGAAAACAAGTGGACCCGCTTCTCCCCTCTGACTACTGGTACCTCCTCCTCCTCCCGACAATCTGATAATCAAGCACAACCTGCTAATCATAA GTGCACAGATCCTGAGTCATGCAAACGTCAAATTGTTGAAGATTTTGAGCATGAAAGACCAATTTGGAAGCTCACATGTTATGGTCACTGTAAAAg tGCTCCTTGTGACATTGTTGGCGACATTAGCTATGAAGAATTGAGGTTGGCTGCATATGATGATGCTGGGCGTGGGTTGAACTTGCAGTCCATT GTTGAGAGGGAGAGGAGTTTGCTCAATTCCAAGTTAATTGAATTTGATAGCCTCCTCCGTAAACCCTATGCAGCTCCACCAAATTCTACTCTTGCCATCCAAAGTCCTGCTCCCAATCCAGATGCATCCTCACTAACTGCTCAAAATAATACTCCTCCTTCAGCCTCAAGTTTTAGTCAACTGAGCACATCACCTAATATGGGATTTGGAACGAG GCCCTCTACACCATCAAATAATGCTTTTGGGCAATCAAATTCCTTTCAATTCTCCAGCCAGACTTCAG GTTCATTTGGCAGCCAACTTCCTGTGCAGATGCATGGAAGTCCCCTTCCCTCCAATACAGCAGGCTTCAGCCATAATAACATGAGTGCTGGAAGTAAAGCATTTTCTCCTGCAGCAGCGCCTCCACAGATCATCAGTTTAGCAAATAACCAGTCACCTATCCTTTCCAATGGGACTAACTCTATGTTTGGTGCAGAGTCAACCATGCATGCTCAGCT AGAGAAAATGCAGAGAGATAACTTTTCTGGGGATACGAGTATTTGGTTGAAAGAGGAATGGAATCCTGGAGAG ATTCCAGAAGAAGAGCCTCCGGCTGCTTTTGTTTAA
- the LOC117922089 gene encoding zinc finger CCCH domain-containing protein 16 isoform X2, with amino-acid sequence MNRKKEPCRNFQRGSCQYGERCKFLHVTQQQPKPNVSGFGAQTSSNFQHTNVQQQKSNPFGFGVQSNSLPTGATDFGSKQNHFKPFENKWTRFSPLTTGTSSSSRQSDNQAQPANHKCTDPESCKRQIVEDFEHERPIWKLTCYGHCKSAPCDIVGDISYEELRLAAYDDAGRGLNLQSIVERERSLLNSKLIEFDSLLRKPYAAPPNSTLAIQSPAPNPDASSLTAQNNTPPSASSFSQLSTSPNMGFGTRPSTPSNNAFGQSNSFQFSSQTSGAFGTNNLAFGNAGSFGSQLPVQMHGSPLPSNTAGFSHNNMSAGSKAFSPAAAPPQIISLANNQSPILSNGTNSMFGAESTMHAQLLVLVCLLHAAERKCREITFLGIRVFG; translated from the exons ATGAATCGCAAGAAAGAACCCTGCAGAAACTTCCAACGTGGCAG CTGTCAGTATGGCGAACGGTGTAAGTTTCTTCACGTGACTCAGCAGCAGCCAAAACCTAATGTCTCTGGATTTGGTGCACAAACTAGCTCAAATTTTCAGCACACAAATGTACAACAGCAAAAGTCTAATCCTTTTGGATTTGGTGTCCAGAGCAACTCTTTGCCAACAGGGGCCACTGATTTTGGATCCAAGCAGAACCATTTCAAG CCTTTTGAAAACAAGTGGACCCGCTTCTCCCCTCTGACTACTGGTACCTCCTCCTCCTCCCGACAATCTGATAATCAAGCACAACCTGCTAATCATAA GTGCACAGATCCTGAGTCATGCAAACGTCAAATTGTTGAAGATTTTGAGCATGAAAGACCAATTTGGAAGCTCACATGTTATGGTCACTGTAAAAg tGCTCCTTGTGACATTGTTGGCGACATTAGCTATGAAGAATTGAGGTTGGCTGCATATGATGATGCTGGGCGTGGGTTGAACTTGCAGTCCATT GTTGAGAGGGAGAGGAGTTTGCTCAATTCCAAGTTAATTGAATTTGATAGCCTCCTCCGTAAACCCTATGCAGCTCCACCAAATTCTACTCTTGCCATCCAAAGTCCTGCTCCCAATCCAGATGCATCCTCACTAACTGCTCAAAATAATACTCCTCCTTCAGCCTCAAGTTTTAGTCAACTGAGCACATCACCTAATATGGGATTTGGAACGAG GCCCTCTACACCATCAAATAATGCTTTTGGGCAATCAAATTCCTTTCAATTCTCCAGCCAGACTTCAGGTGCATTTGGGACAAACAACTTGGCATTTGGAAATGCAG GTTCATTTGGCAGCCAACTTCCTGTGCAGATGCATGGAAGTCCCCTTCCCTCCAATACAGCAGGCTTCAGCCATAATAACATGAGTGCTGGAAGTAAAGCATTTTCTCCTGCAGCAGCGCCTCCACAGATCATCAGTTTAGCAAATAACCAGTCACCTATCCTTTCCAATGGGACTAACTCTATGTTTGGTGCAGAGTCAACCATGCATGCTCAGCT TTTGGTTTTGGTCTGTCTTCTCCATGCCGCAGAGAGAAAATGCAGAGAGATAACTTTTCTGGGGATACGAGTATTTGGTTGA